A window of Mycobacterium bourgelatii genomic DNA:
AGGAGCCGGGTACCGGCAACCGCGTCGGGTCGAGTGAGCACGCGCCCGTCAGGCCGATCACCAGGGCACTCAGCAGCACGCTCAGCCCGCGCATCGTTCGTCCCGTCATGACAGTGCGTTCCCCAGGATGAGGTCGGTCAGACCGAGGGTGACCGGATCCGAGGCGGTGCCGGGCGCACAAGCCGCTTCGCTACCCGGGGTGTGCCGTTCGCGCAGCAACCCGCAGATCGCACTGACCTGTGGTGGCGAAACCGACACCTGCGGGGGCACATACGGGACATGGTGTGTGCCCCACGACGGTTCCACCGTGTCAGCCAGCCAATTGGTGAACTGTGGCCATGAATTGATGGTCCCGACGATGTTTGGGGTATAGGCGTTGAGGATGTCCCGGACCCAGGGGATCAGCTTGTCGGTGATGTTGTGATAGACCCTGGGCGCGAACCGGTTCAGCGCGTCGACCAGGATCGGCAGCGCATGCGCAAGATCGTGCAACGCGGACCCGAAGCCGTCCGCGAGTCCTTCGATCATCGCGAGGCTGCCGGGCAGGGTGACCAACGCGGTCGCGACGTTGCCCCAGTTCTGCAGCAAGGTCGAGGTGAGCAACTCGCCGTTGTCGACGAGTTCGCGAGTGTGGGCGTCAGCCAGATTCGGGTCGCCGATGATGGTGACCAAATCGCGCAGCGTTTGATTGAGCTCCGTGCCAGTGCCTTCCAACGACCGACTCACCACGCGGAGGGTGTCGTTGATGGCTTGCGCGCCTGGCGACTTCGACGGGTCCGTCCCCGGCGGGGTGTCCAGCAAGGTGTCAACCAAATTGTCTGCGGCCGCGAAGGTTTCGCTGATGCCGAGCGGAGTCTTGGTGCTTTCCAGCTTGATGCACTGCGAGCCGGTGAATTTCGGCCCACCGCTGTAGGGCTTGGTCAGTTCGACATGCCGGTCGGTGACGATCGATTGTGAGTAGGTGACGGCTCCGACGTCGGCGGGGAGGTCGAGATCTTTGGGGACGGTGAAGTCGACCTGCACGAAGTCCGGTTTGTTCGTGACGGCCGTTACCCCACCCACTTCGATGCCCAGCAACTGGACCTTGTTGCCTGGGTAAAGGCCCACGGCGTCGGTGAATTCGGCGCACATCGCCTTGGTGTCGTCCATCTTCGGGAGCACCAGTTTGGCTCCGGTCACACCGGCGGCAATCAACGCGACGGCCACCACGACCGCAATGACAACGCGTTTCCTAGTCATATCAGCCTCATATCAGCGTCATATCAGCAGTGCCTCATGAGGTTGGGCAGACAGAGGTCTTGGCCAGGTACCAGGAAGTGGTCGTCCACGGCAACGCCGTTCCCGCTGAGCATCGGCACCACGATGTTGAGGATCTGCCCTAGGCCGTCGGCGGCGCGGCCGATCCGGTCGGGGTTGGTGAACAGGGTGTCGAAAATGTCGTCGATTCCGTTGACCGAGGGCGCGACCTCGCGACTGTAGAAGACCATGATGCGGTCCACGATCCGGGTCAACTCGCTCAGCAGCGTGAAGAACTCGATGATGTCGACGGCCCTCGAGGTGTAACCGCGCCCAACCAACGCGAATTGCTCGATCAGCGCGAGAAGATGCTCGCGATTGGCGGTAAGGGAACTGACCGCATCGTTGACGAAGCCCAATCCGCGATCCACGTCGTCGGACATCTTGCTCAAGAACCTGGTCAACTCATTGGCCGAATGCACGATCTCGCGCAGTGCATTCGGATACTTGTTGGCGGCGTTGGCTACCTCGGTGAAGGTGTCGTGCAGGACCTTGCCGTTGACATCCTTGACTAGCGGCGTCACCGACTGAATGAGATCGCTGGTCTCGAATGCGGCTTTGACGTGCCCAGGAGGAATCACCTTCTGGCCCAACGGCACCGCACCCTGCGAGTTGAGCGCCACATAGTGCCCACCCACCGGCGTCAGTAGCCGAACCTCGAGCGTGGACTCCGAACCGACGAAGACCGAATCCTTCACATTGAACTTGATCTGCACGAGGTTGCCCGCCAGCTTGACGCTGGTGACCTCCCCGACCGGCACCCCGGCGATGCGCACGTCGTCACCGCTGCGCACACCGCCCGAATGGGTGGCATTGGCGGTATAGCTTTTCTCGCCAAGGGGATTGAGGAAGGCGACGACGGGTATGACCAGCGCGATGATGATGACGATGATGCCTGCGACGCCGTAGCGGCGACTGCGTTTCGCCGTTTCACGGTCGTCGAGGACCCGGCCCCAGTTCTTTCCGATGTGCGCTCTCACTACTGGCACACCACCAAATCCTGCTGCCCGAACGACACTTCGCCGATGTTGGGCAGGTGGACCTCGCCGTTGGTGCAGGTATAGGCCGGGGTGGTTGGCCCTTCGTCGACGAGTGAGTCGCGCAATCCCTCGATCAGGGAGGGCACCAGCGACAGGCCGGCGATGATCGTCGGCGTCTGTGGAAACATCCGGCTCACCAGGTCATAGGCGGGCACGGTCGTTCCGTCAAACGTGCGTTCCGCGTATTGCAGGGTGTGGACCAGACTGCGCATCAACGGCAGTTCGATGTCGAGCGAAGTATTAAAGTCGTTGGCCTTGGCCGTAAACGACGCCAGCAGTCCGTTCAGCGTGGTGATGACGTGGAACAGCTGCTGGGACTTGCCGCCCAGGTCGTTCGATATCTCACCGAGGTTGCGCAGCAGCACCGTAATGGCGGCCTGGCGATTTGCGGCGAACTTTGTGATGGTGTCCAGATCGTGCAGCAGTGGTCCGAGCCCGCTGTCGTCACCCTGGATCAACCGGAGCAGGTTTTCGCCGAACTGGTTGATCTGGGCGGCGTCGAGCGTGTCGAATACCGGCCGGAATCCGTTGAACAGCTTGGTGATATCGAACGATGGAATGGTCTGTCCCACCGGCACGGTCGCCCCAGCGGCCAACCGTTCACCCGCGGCGCCCGACTGGACCAGTTCCAGGTAGCGCTGTCCCAGCAGGTTCTGAAACCGCACGGCGACGACGGTGTCCTTGTACAGGGGATTGGCGGTCAACGCGGTGAAATCAACCCGGGCCATCTGGCCTTCGAGGCGGATCGCCTCGACCTTGCCTACCTGCACGCCGGCGATTCGGACGTCATTGCCGGCGTCCAGGCCGGAGACGTCGGTGAAGACCGCCGAGTAGTGGTTGACCGTTCCGCTGACCGGATTGCGCAGGGCGGTCAAAAGCATCAGCCCGCACACCGTGGCGACGGTGGTGAATAGGGCGACCCAAAAGACAGAGCTGGTCAGCTTTTTCATTCGTCACCCCCTGGCGGCGGCCCGGGCAGCCCAGGCGGCGGACCGGGCAGATCTGGCGCCGGCCCAGGAAGCGCGGCCGCGATGCCCGGCGCGGTGTTCATGATTACCTCAACGCGCATCCGCACGTCGCCGTCGACCATCGGAAAAGCGGTGCTGGTGCGGTCGAGTAACCCGGAGATGCGATCGTAGGCCGGCGCCAGGCTGCCCAGCGCGTACATACCGGGGACCGCGGCGTTCATCGTTCCGTTCATCAGCGGAATGAGCCACGGGTTGTTCCGCAGCACGATGTCGCCGACATCGCCCAACAGCTGGCCCGTCTGGTGCATGACCAGGTTGGTGCGGTCCACGCCACCCGGCGCATTCAGGAAGCTCATCGAATTAACCAGGTCGGGCGCCAGGTTGAGGGCGGGCAGAACCGGGCCGAGACCGTTCAAGAACGACGCGAGCACCGAAAGCGAGTGTGACAGCGGCATTGTCTGGGAGTCGGCCAGGATCTTCGCGATATCCAGCCCCGCCTTGGTGGCCGGCTCGACAAGGTCCGCGTGGTTGCGTAGGACTTCGATGACGTGATTGAGCTCGGGTGTGTCGAGAATCCGACTCAGTCGCTGACCCTCCCGCAGCAACTCGGTGATCGTGGCCGCCTGGACGTCGGTGCGCACCGTCAACGTCTGATTCGGACGCAACTGAGGCCCCTTGCCCTCGCTGACGAGCTCAACCTCGGTCGTGCCAAAGAGATTCGACGAGGTGAACCGTGCGATCGTGTCTGACGTGAGCGCCTTCGCCTGCCGAGGGTCGAGCAGCACCGTCATTCTCTGCTTGTTGTAGCCGATGGTTTCGAGTTCCTTGACCGATCCAATGGCCATGCCGTGGAACTTCACCTCGGCCCCGGGCGCCAGGCCCTCGCCAATTGTGTTGGCGATCATGGTCAATTTGAAGTTGTCAACATACTTCCCGGTGGTCGCCTGGTACACAAAGACGGCCCCGACGGTCAGGACCATGGCGACAATCAGGCCGCGAAGTCGGAGCGTGCCGGCGCTGGGCGGCCGCGCGGTTCGGGTGAGAAATGTTGGCATGCCTACCCCGACAGCCTCAACCCGGGGTTGTTGCCCCAGAACAGCAAGGTCAACAACATGTCCGAGACGACGATGGTGATCAAGCTGGCGCGAATCGCCCGTCCTGAGGCGCGTCCGACACCCTCCGGCCCGCCGCTCGCGTAAAACCCCTCATAACAGTGGATCCCGATGATCAGGACGACGAAGACGACCGCCTTGATCGCCGAGTACACCACGTCGGATGGCTGCATGAACATGTCGAAGTAGTGGGTGTAGGTGCCGGATGCCTGATGCAGGCTCACCATCAGCGCGCAGGACAGATAGCTCAACGCCAACGTGAACAGGTACAGCGGAATGATGGTAATGATCCCGGCGAGGACGCGGGTAGTCACCACGTAGGGAATCGCCGGGATCCCCTGAACCTCCAGCGCGTCGATCTCCTCAGCGATCCGCATGCTGCCGATTTCGGCGGTCATCCTGGTGGCGGCCTGCGCCCCGAAGCCGATGGCCGCGACCATCGGCGCCAGTTCCCGGGTGTTCGCGTAGGCCGAGATGAAGCCGGTGAGCGGACCCATCCCGACCATGTCCAGGACGGCGTAGCCGACGAGCCCAACCGCGCCACCGATCGCGATGCCCATGAACGCCAGCACGCCAATGGTGCCGCCGCCGACGATGATCGAGCCGTTGCCCCAGATCATGTCGACCAGAATCGTTCCGGTTTGCCGCCGGTAGCGCGTGATGGTGCGCGGCAGCGAAGCGATCACCTGGGCCAGGAAGGTGGCCTGGTGACCGAGGCGTTCGAAGACTGACCCGCCGCGGTTGAACACCAAATAACCGGCGCGCAGCGACGCGGCCATACCGTGCGGCATATGCCGCGATGGGGCGGCCATCAACCCACCTTCGTTGGCATGAACGTGGCAACCAGAGCGGTGATGCCCAGGTTCAGAACGAAGACCGTAACAACGCCCAAAACGACGGCCGCATTGACCGAGTCGGCCACGCCGCGCGGGCCGCCCTTCCGCGTCTCAAGGCCGCGCTGGCAGGCGATCAGGGTGACGATGATGCCGAAGAGCCACGTCTTGGCCAACGCCACCCCGACGTCGCCAACGGTCGCATACGACCCGAAGGAGGCGATGTAGCTGCCCGGGGTACCGGACTGGTAACCCACGTTGACCACATAGCCGGCCGCCAGGCCCATGAAGATGATGAAAATGCAAAGCACCGGTGCAAGCAGAATGATCGCGGCCAGACGCGGCGTGACAAGTCGTTGGACCGGGTCGATGCCCATGACCCGCAACGCATCAACCTCGTCACGAATGGAGCGTGAACCCAGGTCGGTGGTCATCGCCGAGCTGGCCGCGCCGCCGAGCAGCAGTGCCGCCATGATCGGCGCGGCTTGGCCGATCACACCGAGGCCGCCGACCGCGCCGGAGATCGACGTCGCGCCGATTTGCTGAATGAGGTTGCCGACCTGCACCGCGATGATCACCCCGAAGGGGACGGCTATCAGCAAGGCGGGGATCGCGGTGACACCGACGATGAACGCGGCCTGGTTAAGCGTTTCCCGCCACGGATGGCGGAGTCGAAGGATGTCGGTGACCAAGTAGATCAGGGACTGCGCGCCCAGTTCGAAGAAGCGGCCGAGGGTCTGCAGACCTTGGTCGGTCCGTCGCACTAACCAACGCCCTGGCCTGGCCAGCGTCGCGAGGCGGGCCCGGGCGGGCCGACGTACCGGCGCGGCTGGGGACGCCGGAGCAGGTGGCTGAGCCGAAGCTTTTGTTTCCGCGAGTGAACTCAACGGCACCAACTCCCTGGCGCCCGGCGACCCGTATCAGTCGCTACCGCCGACAAAGCCTGCTCTGCGCACAAAAAACTTGGCTTTGTACAGATTCGCGACATTCGAGGTTCCCTTGATCAACGCCGGGTTAGGAGTGATGAAGGGATGGTATTGAGTCCACATAGTGCCGCTGTGTACGTTATTGAATAGAGACGCAACGGTTATACAAACGTTATAGTCCTGTCTGTCCACATTTTTGACAGCAATCTCCTGTACGCCATTTACCCCTTGTGCGGGTTTGGTGATAGTTCCGGCCGCTGACGACAAACAAGCTGTTCAGACGGGTTAACGAGAGCGCGGCCACCCTCGTTTGTGCGACCGGGGACGGCTCCTTTACACCGGCTGGCGAAGTTCGCTCGCCTCGCGCGCTCCGCCGCTTTGCGTGTCGCAACTGAAGCCCTCTAATCGACGGGTGCCGAATATTGTCAACCGATTGCTCGCGACGATCCGGCAAGCGGTTACACTTCGGACCACCACAAACTAATGTGATCTGACGCACAAGATCTGTGAGCAGGTAGAACATGAGCGAATCGAACGGCCAGACGGGCAGGGAGTTGGCCCATGACGGCGAAACTCACCGGCCCGCCGAGTTGGAGGCGTACGCACAATTCTCCACGGCGCTTCGGGACGCGGCAGGCGTCGTCGAGCACACGCGAGGCCTGTTCGTGCAGACGTTGCGTGCAGTGACCCATCCGCGGGACGCGGTCACCGGAGTCACGAACCTCATTAATTACCTGTCGAATTCGAGCTCAGCGGTGCGTGAGATCGCAGCGGCTGCCAACGGCACGTCGCCCCGGGAGGTGGTCGAGATCGAGGCCGAGGTGCTACCCGCCGCGGCCCAGGAAGGGCAGCGGAGCGCCCCCGAATCCCATGGCTCGGCGGCAGCGCCGGCCAAAGCATCGGCGTCGCCGGCGCCAGTCGAGCACGCAGAGCCCGCACCGGCCGCAGAAGGCAACAAAGGTGGGCTGTTGGGTACGATGAGCCGCGTCGCCTCCCGCCCGGCCGGTTTGTTTGCTGAGACGCTACGGCAGGTGCAACAGGTGCAACATGGCGTCGCACCGTCAGCAGCCATCGACAACGTGGTCAGCTCGTTCCTGGGCACCACCGGCGTCCGGGATGAAACCGCAGAGTTGAAGAAGCGGGGCGAGGCGCTAATTCGAATTTCCTGTAAGCCCGAATATTCGCGTCGGGATGTGCATCCGTCATTTTCGAATATTCTCGACGAACTGCTTCCCGACGAGGCACGAATTCTTCGTTTTCTGGCCGTAGCCGGAACGCAGCCGGCCATCGATGTGCGGACGAAAACCCTCTTCCAAGTTGGTTCTGTCAAGTTAGCCGGTGGTGTCAATATGATCACCGAAATGGCGGGATGCAAATGGCCCGATCGCGGTTACCACTATCTGGCCAACCTTAATCGATTGGGCTTGATCGATTTTTCTAAGGAGCCCGTAGAGGATTACCGGCGGTACGCGTTATTGGAAGTGCAACCGGTGGCCGTCGCGGCCATGGCTAAAGCGCCGAGATCGATCAGTGTTTACCGCAGCATTACGCTGACATCATTTGGTAAGCAATTCGTGGCCGCGTGCATCGACACCGAAGGTTACAACGGCGGTGGTTGGGCTACCGACGGTCGTCAGGACAAGATCATTGGGAAGGGCCCGCCCAGCTGATCGGGGCGTTTACCACCCGAACAGCAGCAGGTGCAGCGCGCCCACAGCGATGCCCAACACCCCGCCGTGAACATAGAGCAACCACGCATCTTGTTCGATGGCCGAATACAGCATCTCGGAAAACTCGTGCGGCGGCAGGGCACGGAATTTCTCGGCCGCAAAGTCCGCGATCTTCTTTTCCCGCCGCTCACTGAACTCGTCGAACGACAATAAATCGGGCGCGAGCTCCACCGCTGCCAGACTGGCTTTCCGCTCCAGGACTCCGACGTTGACTATTCCCAGCGACCGTGCGGTCACGGTGGCTATCGGGGTAAGGAGCTGCTCGACTTCTTCCGCCACCGCCTCCTCGATTAGCAGAGCGGTCTTATCACCACTGGCACCGAACAACAGCTCGTTGGCGAAGTTCGGAACCGTCATCACCTCGCGGGCGAGCATGAGTGAAATTTCGGCGGCGGCCTCGTGCTGGCGCTTGGGGAACAGCCCCTGCTTCCACGGGTACCGGTAGCGGGGCTTTGGGTCACCGGGCTCGAAGACCACCTTGACCGCGAGGTAGTTGACCACGATCCCGATCAGCGCAGCGCCGGCGAGCACAACCAGCCACATCGGGACGGCGCTCAAGACGGGGGGATGCGCCTCGCGCACCCACGAGATGTAGAGGGCTAGCGGGATGCCGAAGAAGAACCCGAGGGCGCCGATCTTGACCATGAAGCGCAGCTCC
This region includes:
- a CDS encoding MlaD family protein — translated: MKKLTSSVFWVALFTTVATVCGLMLLTALRNPVSGTVNHYSAVFTDVSGLDAGNDVRIAGVQVGKVEAIRLEGQMARVDFTALTANPLYKDTVVAVRFQNLLGQRYLELVQSGAAGERLAAGATVPVGQTIPSFDITKLFNGFRPVFDTLDAAQINQFGENLLRLIQGDDSGLGPLLHDLDTITKFAANRQAAITVLLRNLGEISNDLGGKSQQLFHVITTLNGLLASFTAKANDFNTSLDIELPLMRSLVHTLQYAERTFDGTTVPAYDLVSRMFPQTPTIIAGLSLVPSLIEGLRDSLVDEGPTTPAYTCTNGEVHLPNIGEVSFGQQDLVVCQ
- a CDS encoding Abi-alpha family protein; amino-acid sequence: MSESNGQTGRELAHDGETHRPAELEAYAQFSTALRDAAGVVEHTRGLFVQTLRAVTHPRDAVTGVTNLINYLSNSSSAVREIAAAANGTSPREVVEIEAEVLPAAAQEGQRSAPESHGSAAAPAKASASPAPVEHAEPAPAAEGNKGGLLGTMSRVASRPAGLFAETLRQVQQVQHGVAPSAAIDNVVSSFLGTTGVRDETAELKKRGEALIRISCKPEYSRRDVHPSFSNILDELLPDEARILRFLAVAGTQPAIDVRTKTLFQVGSVKLAGGVNMITEMAGCKWPDRGYHYLANLNRLGLIDFSKEPVEDYRRYALLEVQPVAVAAMAKAPRSISVYRSITLTSFGKQFVAACIDTEGYNGGGWATDGRQDKIIGKGPPS
- a CDS encoding MlaE family ABC transporter permease, producing the protein MVPLSSLAETKASAQPPAPASPAAPVRRPARARLATLARPGRWLVRRTDQGLQTLGRFFELGAQSLIYLVTDILRLRHPWRETLNQAAFIVGVTAIPALLIAVPFGVIIAVQVGNLIQQIGATSISGAVGGLGVIGQAAPIMAALLLGGAASSAMTTDLGSRSIRDEVDALRVMGIDPVQRLVTPRLAAIILLAPVLCIFIIFMGLAAGYVVNVGYQSGTPGSYIASFGSYATVGDVGVALAKTWLFGIIVTLIACQRGLETRKGGPRGVADSVNAAVVLGVVTVFVLNLGITALVATFMPTKVG
- a CDS encoding MlaD family protein, with the protein product MPTFLTRTARPPSAGTLRLRGLIVAMVLTVGAVFVYQATTGKYVDNFKLTMIANTIGEGLAPGAEVKFHGMAIGSVKELETIGYNKQRMTVLLDPRQAKALTSDTIARFTSSNLFGTTEVELVSEGKGPQLRPNQTLTVRTDVQAATITELLREGQRLSRILDTPELNHVIEVLRNHADLVEPATKAGLDIAKILADSQTMPLSHSLSVLASFLNGLGPVLPALNLAPDLVNSMSFLNAPGGVDRTNLVMHQTGQLLGDVGDIVLRNNPWLIPLMNGTMNAAVPGMYALGSLAPAYDRISGLLDRTSTAFPMVDGDVRMRVEVIMNTAPGIAAALPGPAPDLPGPPPGLPGPPPGGDE
- a CDS encoding MlaD family protein, with the translated sequence MPVVRAHIGKNWGRVLDDRETAKRSRRYGVAGIIVIIIALVIPVVAFLNPLGEKSYTANATHSGGVRSGDDVRIAGVPVGEVTSVKLAGNLVQIKFNVKDSVFVGSESTLEVRLLTPVGGHYVALNSQGAVPLGQKVIPPGHVKAAFETSDLIQSVTPLVKDVNGKVLHDTFTEVANAANKYPNALREIVHSANELTRFLSKMSDDVDRGLGFVNDAVSSLTANREHLLALIEQFALVGRGYTSRAVDIIEFFTLLSELTRIVDRIMVFYSREVAPSVNGIDDIFDTLFTNPDRIGRAADGLGQILNIVVPMLSGNGVAVDDHFLVPGQDLCLPNLMRHC
- a CDS encoding MlaE family ABC transporter permease, whose amino-acid sequence is MAAPSRHMPHGMAASLRAGYLVFNRGGSVFERLGHQATFLAQVIASLPRTITRYRRQTGTILVDMIWGNGSIIVGGGTIGVLAFMGIAIGGAVGLVGYAVLDMVGMGPLTGFISAYANTRELAPMVAAIGFGAQAATRMTAEIGSMRIAEEIDALEVQGIPAIPYVVTTRVLAGIITIIPLYLFTLALSYLSCALMVSLHQASGTYTHYFDMFMQPSDVVYSAIKAVVFVVLIIGIHCYEGFYASGGPEGVGRASGRAIRASLITIVVSDMLLTLLFWGNNPGLRLSG
- a CDS encoding MlaD family protein, whose protein sequence is MTRKRVVIAVVVAVALIAAGVTGAKLVLPKMDDTKAMCAEFTDAVGLYPGNKVQLLGIEVGGVTAVTNKPDFVQVDFTVPKDLDLPADVGAVTYSQSIVTDRHVELTKPYSGGPKFTGSQCIKLESTKTPLGISETFAAADNLVDTLLDTPPGTDPSKSPGAQAINDTLRVVSRSLEGTGTELNQTLRDLVTIIGDPNLADAHTRELVDNGELLTSTLLQNWGNVATALVTLPGSLAMIEGLADGFGSALHDLAHALPILVDALNRFAPRVYHNITDKLIPWVRDILNAYTPNIVGTINSWPQFTNWLADTVEPSWGTHHVPYVPPQVSVSPPQVSAICGLLRERHTPGSEAACAPGTASDPVTLGLTDLILGNALS